One part of the Rutidosis leptorrhynchoides isolate AG116_Rl617_1_P2 chromosome 1, CSIRO_AGI_Rlap_v1, whole genome shotgun sequence genome encodes these proteins:
- the LOC139885941 gene encoding GDSL esterase/lipase At5g55050-like: MGLETSPPYLSLINGATLPITGVSFASGGSGILNETGQKYVQYIPLARQVDYYCLVHDKLVQQMGPSTAKMHLLKSIFAIFIGSNDLQDYFSANSSISNVYTPQQYIERLLSTYKSLLKTLYGLGARKILVAGSAAVGCYPVQRKTTKTGECNVKTNYWCSKYNDGLKIMLQRVKSELFGLSFAYFDLYGAMDMFRQDDKYGFTNIRDACCGLGKLKADAPCIPTSNCCSNRKNHVYWDFIHPTEAVASIIADIIYNGTHECMVPMNLKRLVDI, translated from the exons ATGGGGTTAGAAACTTCACCACCGTATTTATCATTGATCAATGGAGCGACACTGCCAATCACTGGAGTCAGCTTTGCATCTGGAGGTTCAGGCATACTAAACGAAACCGGTCAAAAATAC GTACAATATATACCACTAGCACGACAGGTTGACTACTACTGTTTGGTCCATGACAAACTAGTCCAACAAATGGGACCATCAACTGCCAAAATGCACCTACTGAAATCAATTTTCGCAATATTTATCGGAAGCAACGATCTGCAGGACTATTTCTCAGCCAATTCCTCGATCTCCAACGTTTACACACCACAACAGTATATCGAACGCTTACTGTCTACCTATAAAAGCTTACTAAAG ACGTTGTATGGATTGGGTGCGAGAAAAATATTGGTGGCCGGATCTGCGGCCGTAGGTTGTTACCCGGTGCAACGAAAGACAACCAAAACAGGGGAATGCAATGTCAAAACAAATTATTGGTGTAGCAAATATAATGATGGTTTGAAGATTATGCTACAACGAGTGAAGTCAGAATTATTTGGCTTGAGTTTTGCCTACTTTGATTTATATGGTGCCATGGATATGTTCCGTCAAGACGATAAATATG GGTTTACTAATATAAGAGACGCGTGTTGTGGACTTGGGAAATTAAAAGCGGATGCACCGTGTATTCCAACATCAAACTGTTGCTCGAATAGAAAAAATCATGTTTATTGGGATTTTATTCATCCAACAGAAGCAGTTGCCAGCATAATTGCAGACATCATATACAATGGAACACACGAGTGTATGGTTCCCATGAATTTGAAACGACTTGTTGATATTTAA